The Sphingopyxis fribergensis genome contains a region encoding:
- a CDS encoding PQQ-dependent dehydrogenase, methanol/ethanol family — translation MAKRVWTAALLGGAALALASCNASKNDSISGGASLDAAEKASETLLKTGGNGDDWAGIGYSYDEQRFSPLTDINDQNVGQLGIAWTADLDDARGQEATPVVVDGVMYVTHAWSKVSAWDAATGKSLWKFDPKVPGERAVSACCDVVNRGVAVWGDKVFVGALDGRLIALDKRTGQEIWATQTFDTSKPYTITGAPRVVKDMVLIGNGGAEFGVRGYVTAYDADTGKKRWRFYTAPNPTKAKDGAASDDIFASKANATWSDQGEWQTSGGGGTVWDAIVYDKDLDQIYLGVGNGNPWNHGTRSNGEGDNWFLSSVVALDAMTGKYKWHYQETPGETWDYTATQPIILAEQAVNGTPTKVLYHAPKNGFFFTIDRNNGKLIDAKPFVDGINWATGYDMATGRPIETPESRFYKTGKPFIAIPGALGAHNWHPMSYNPATGLVYIPAQQIPQGYLADMTELDKRKVVGFNIGASLTATMLPDDKAAYRAAVAATTGRLVAFDPRTGKVAWAVDHPAAWNGGTMTTAGNLVFQGTSLGRFRAYAADTGKQLLDLDMQSGIVSAPSTFRVGGVQYIAFQTSKGGAFPLVAGVAGGATRKIPNIPRLIVLKIGGTMKLPAPPPTTTLAWNPPPMTASPAQVAAGKAHFGRYCIVCHGDSAIGNGFTPDLRVSGTLANADAWKGVVIGGALKDRGMVSFANVLTPADAEAIRAYVIERSNWTKANLADSAAPMGR, via the coding sequence CTTCATGCAACGCATCGAAGAATGACAGCATCTCGGGCGGCGCGTCGCTCGACGCGGCGGAAAAAGCCAGCGAGACCCTGCTCAAGACCGGCGGCAACGGCGACGATTGGGCCGGCATCGGCTACAGCTATGACGAACAGCGGTTCAGCCCGCTCACCGACATCAACGACCAGAATGTCGGCCAGCTCGGTATCGCCTGGACGGCCGACCTCGACGATGCGCGCGGTCAGGAGGCGACGCCGGTGGTCGTCGACGGCGTGATGTATGTGACGCACGCCTGGTCGAAGGTCAGCGCCTGGGACGCCGCGACCGGCAAGTCCTTGTGGAAATTCGACCCCAAGGTTCCCGGCGAACGTGCCGTCAGCGCCTGCTGCGACGTCGTCAACCGGGGCGTTGCTGTTTGGGGCGATAAGGTCTTCGTCGGCGCACTCGACGGCCGCCTGATCGCGCTCGACAAAAGGACCGGCCAGGAGATCTGGGCGACGCAAACCTTTGACACATCGAAACCCTATACCATCACCGGCGCGCCGCGCGTCGTGAAGGACATGGTGCTGATCGGCAACGGCGGCGCCGAATTCGGGGTGCGCGGCTATGTTACCGCTTACGACGCCGACACCGGCAAGAAGCGCTGGCGCTTCTACACCGCGCCCAATCCGACCAAGGCGAAGGATGGCGCGGCCTCCGACGACATCTTCGCATCGAAAGCCAACGCCACCTGGTCCGACCAGGGCGAGTGGCAGACCTCGGGCGGCGGCGGCACCGTGTGGGACGCGATCGTCTACGACAAGGATCTCGACCAGATCTATCTCGGCGTCGGCAACGGCAATCCGTGGAACCACGGCACGCGCTCGAACGGCGAAGGCGACAACTGGTTCCTCTCTTCAGTCGTCGCGCTCGACGCCATGACGGGCAAGTACAAGTGGCACTATCAGGAGACGCCGGGCGAGACGTGGGACTATACCGCGACCCAGCCGATCATCCTCGCCGAGCAGGCGGTGAACGGCACGCCGACCAAGGTGCTGTACCACGCGCCGAAAAACGGCTTCTTCTTCACCATCGACCGCAACAACGGCAAGCTGATCGACGCCAAGCCTTTCGTCGACGGGATCAACTGGGCCACCGGCTACGACATGGCGACGGGCCGCCCGATCGAGACGCCTGAATCGCGCTTCTACAAGACCGGCAAGCCGTTCATCGCGATCCCCGGCGCGCTCGGCGCGCATAATTGGCACCCGATGAGCTACAATCCCGCAACCGGCCTCGTCTATATTCCGGCGCAGCAGATCCCGCAGGGCTATCTCGCCGACATGACCGAACTCGACAAGCGCAAGGTCGTCGGCTTCAACATCGGCGCGTCGCTCACCGCAACGATGCTGCCCGACGACAAGGCGGCGTATCGCGCCGCGGTCGCCGCGACCACCGGCCGCCTCGTCGCCTTCGATCCGCGCACCGGCAAGGTCGCCTGGGCGGTCGACCATCCCGCGGCATGGAACGGCGGCACGATGACCACCGCGGGCAACCTCGTCTTCCAGGGCACCAGCCTCGGCCGCTTCCGCGCCTATGCCGCCGACACGGGCAAGCAGTTGCTCGACCTCGACATGCAGTCGGGGATCGTCAGCGCGCCCTCGACCTTCCGCGTCGGCGGCGTCCAGTACATCGCCTTCCAGACGAGCAAGGGCGGCGCCTTCCCGCTCGTCGCGGGTGTCGCGGGCGGCGCAACGCGCAAGATCCCGAACATCCCGCGCCTGATCGTGCTCAAGATCGGCGGCACGATGAAGCTCCCCGCCCCGCCGCCGACGACGACTCTCGCGTGGAACCCGCCGCCGATGACCGCATCGCCGGCACAGGTCGCCGCGGGCAAGGCGCATTTCGGGCGCTATTGCATCGTCTGCCACGGCGACAGCGCGATCGGCAACGGCTTCACCCCCGACCTCCGCGTCTCGGGCACGCTCGCCAATGCCGATGCGTGGAAGGGCGTGGTGATCGGCGGCGCGCTGAAAGACCGCGGCATGGTGAGCTTCGCGAACGTACTCACCCCCGCCGATGCCGAGGCGATTCGCGCCTATGTCATCGAGCGGTCGAACTGGACTAAAGCCAATCTGGCGGACTCAGCGGCGCCGATGGGGCGCTGA